A genomic region of Vicia villosa cultivar HV-30 ecotype Madison, WI unplaced genomic scaffold, Vvil1.0 ctg.001311F_1_1, whole genome shotgun sequence contains the following coding sequences:
- the LOC131634545 gene encoding uncharacterized protein LOC131634545, which yields MPSYARFLEEILSNKKKLEDNETVMLTAECSAIIQKNMLPKMKDPGSFFIPCVIGKFVIDKALCDLGASVSLMPLSICEKLQLGKLRPTRMSLQLADRSVKYPVGMLKNIPVRIGQFFIPTYFIIMDIQDDSNIPIILVRPFLATAGAIIDVKRGKLTFEVGEEKVEFILSKFLKAPTIVDTCCFIDIIDECEILRILIPPIFEDDNWRGEYQDNHLSECLALTPNPIPFPKKRAVELKTLPNDLRYEFLDEELKRPVIVNADIERTETKKLLNVLRKYPTALCYNISDLKGISTSICMHRIFLEEDCKTSRDHQRRINPTLSDVVKTKIQKLLEAGIIYPIS from the coding sequence ATGCCATCATATGCCAGATTTCTTGAAGAGATACTGTCTAACAAAAAGAAACTTGAGGATAATGAAACAGTGATGCTTACTGCGGAATGTAGTGCTATTATCCAAAAAAATATGCTACCTAAgatgaaagaccctggtagtttcttcaTACCCTGTGTGATAGGAAAATTCGTCATAGACAAAGCACtatgcgatttaggagctagtgtgagtttgatgcctctttcaataTGTGAAAAGTTACAACTAGGCAAACTAAGACCAACTAGAATGTCTCTACAATTAGCTGATCGCTCTGTGAAGTACCCTGTAGGTATGCTAAAAAACATTCCCGTTAGAATAGGTCAGTTCTTTATTCCCACATATTTCATCATAATGGACATTCAAGATGACTCTAATATTCCAATCATACTAGTAAGACCTTTCTTAGCCACTGCTGGTGCTATCATCGATGTGAAACGAGGGAAACTGACTtttgaagtaggagaagagaaggTTGAATTCATTCTTTCTAAATTCCTTAAAGCTCCCACAATAGTAGACACATGCTGTTTTATTGACATCATCGATGAATGTGAAATCCTAAGAATTCTTATACCGCCTATTTTTGAAGATGATAACTGGCGTGGAGAATACCAAGACAACCACCTAAGTGAATGCCTAGCGCTAACGCCTAATCCTATACCTTTCCCTAAGAAACGTGCTGTAGAACTTAAAACATTACCAAATGATCTAAGGTATgaattcctagacgaagaactTAAACGACCTGTCATAGTCAATGCTGACATAGAACGAACCGAAACCAAAAAGTTACtcaatgtcctaagaaaatatccAACCGCACTATGCTATAACATTtcagatctgaaaggaataagtaCTTCTATCTGTATGCATCGCAtttttcttgaagaagattgCAAAACCTCTAGAGATCATCAAAGACGAATCAATCCCACTCTAAGCGATGTAGTTAAGACGAAAATTCAAAAGTTGTTAGAAGCCGGAATTATATATCCTATATCATGa